The Sesamum indicum cultivar Zhongzhi No. 13 linkage group LG2, S_indicum_v1.0, whole genome shotgun sequence genome contains a region encoding:
- the LOC105155815 gene encoding cysteine proteinase inhibitor isoform X3, which translates to MQKFIARESNKEIVESIDNSTRDTERRTRPMRLKNKKNKALYFILILAVIVLICAIGFWAGSPERLTEMNTLGGLRNMAKNSAEIERIGRFAVQQHNNNQNTFLEFARVLEAKEQVVAGKMYHLTLEAVDGGEKKMYGAKIWEKPWMNFKQLQEFKQPR; encoded by the exons ATGCAGAAATTTATAGCAAGagaaagcaacaaagaaaTAGTAGAATCAATCGATAATTCGACAAGAGATACTGAAAGACGAACTCGTCCCATGAGActgaagaacaagaagaacaaagccctttacttcattttgattttggcGGTGATTGTTCTAATTTGTGCGATTGGGTTCTGGGCTGGATCGCCAGAGCGGCTGACGGAGATGAACACTCTTGGTGGGCTGCGCAATATGGCCAAAAACAGCGCTGAGATCGAGAGAATCGGACGGTTTGCCGTTCAACAACATAATAACAATcag AACACTTTCCTTGAGTTTGCGAGAGTGTTGGAGGCCAAAGAACAGGTCGTGGCTGGCAAGATGTACCATCTAACTTTGGAGGCAGTTGATGGTGGTGAGAAGAAGATGTATGGAGCAAAAATCTGGGAGAAGCCATGGATGAACTTTAAGCAGCTCCAGGAATTTAAGCAG CCAAGATGA
- the LOC105155815 gene encoding cysteine proteinase inhibitor isoform X1 — MQKFIARESNKEIVESIDNSTRDTERRTRPMRLKNKKNKALYFILILAVIVLICAIGFWAGSPERLTEMNTLGGLRNMAKNSAEIERIGRFAVQQHNNNQNTFLEFARVLEAKEQVVAGKMYHLTLEAVDGGEKKMYGAKIWEKPWMNFKQLQEFKQRSKPTRPREE; from the exons ATGCAGAAATTTATAGCAAGagaaagcaacaaagaaaTAGTAGAATCAATCGATAATTCGACAAGAGATACTGAAAGACGAACTCGTCCCATGAGActgaagaacaagaagaacaaagccctttacttcattttgattttggcGGTGATTGTTCTAATTTGTGCGATTGGGTTCTGGGCTGGATCGCCAGAGCGGCTGACGGAGATGAACACTCTTGGTGGGCTGCGCAATATGGCCAAAAACAGCGCTGAGATCGAGAGAATCGGACGGTTTGCCGTTCAACAACATAATAACAATcag AACACTTTCCTTGAGTTTGCGAGAGTGTTGGAGGCCAAAGAACAGGTCGTGGCTGGCAAGATGTACCATCTAACTTTGGAGGCAGTTGATGGTGGTGAGAAGAAGATGTATGGAGCAAAAATCTGGGAGAAGCCATGGATGAACTTTAAGCAGCTCCAGGAATTTAAGCAG CGAAGTAAGCCAACTCGACCAAGAGAAGAGTAA
- the LOC105155815 gene encoding cysteine proteinase inhibitor isoform X4: MQKFIARESNKEIVESIDNSTRDTERRTRPMRLKNKKNKALYFILILAVIVLICAIGFWAGSPERLTEMNTLGGLRNMAKNSAEIERIGRFAVQQHNNNQNTFLEFARVLEAKEQVVAGKMYHLTLEAVDGGEKKMYGAKIWEKPWMNFKQLQEFKQT, encoded by the exons ATGCAGAAATTTATAGCAAGagaaagcaacaaagaaaTAGTAGAATCAATCGATAATTCGACAAGAGATACTGAAAGACGAACTCGTCCCATGAGActgaagaacaagaagaacaaagccctttacttcattttgattttggcGGTGATTGTTCTAATTTGTGCGATTGGGTTCTGGGCTGGATCGCCAGAGCGGCTGACGGAGATGAACACTCTTGGTGGGCTGCGCAATATGGCCAAAAACAGCGCTGAGATCGAGAGAATCGGACGGTTTGCCGTTCAACAACATAATAACAATcag AACACTTTCCTTGAGTTTGCGAGAGTGTTGGAGGCCAAAGAACAGGTCGTGGCTGGCAAGATGTACCATCTAACTTTGGAGGCAGTTGATGGTGGTGAGAAGAAGATGTATGGAGCAAAAATCTGGGAGAAGCCATGGATGAACTTTAAGCAGCTCCAGGAATTTAAGCAG aCTTGA
- the LOC105155815 gene encoding cysteine proteinase inhibitor isoform X2, giving the protein MQKFIARESNKEIVESIDNSTRDTERRTRPMRLKNKKNKALYFILILAVIVLICAIGFWAGSPERLTEMNTLGGLRNMAKNSAEIERIGRFAVQQHNNNQNTFLEFARVLEAKEQVVAGKMYHLTLEAVDGGEKKMYGAKIWEKPWMNFKQLQEFKQVYNK; this is encoded by the exons ATGCAGAAATTTATAGCAAGagaaagcaacaaagaaaTAGTAGAATCAATCGATAATTCGACAAGAGATACTGAAAGACGAACTCGTCCCATGAGActgaagaacaagaagaacaaagccctttacttcattttgattttggcGGTGATTGTTCTAATTTGTGCGATTGGGTTCTGGGCTGGATCGCCAGAGCGGCTGACGGAGATGAACACTCTTGGTGGGCTGCGCAATATGGCCAAAAACAGCGCTGAGATCGAGAGAATCGGACGGTTTGCCGTTCAACAACATAATAACAATcag AACACTTTCCTTGAGTTTGCGAGAGTGTTGGAGGCCAAAGAACAGGTCGTGGCTGGCAAGATGTACCATCTAACTTTGGAGGCAGTTGATGGTGGTGAGAAGAAGATGTATGGAGCAAAAATCTGGGAGAAGCCATGGATGAACTTTAAGCAGCTCCAGGAATTTAAGCAGgtttataacaaataa
- the LOC105155814 gene encoding WAT1-related protein At5g07050-like: MEGKGSSSAGSSFEKAKPYIAMICLQFGYAGMNIITKVSLNRGMSHYVLVVYRHAFATAAIAPFALILERKVRPKITFTIFMQLFVLGLLGPVIDQNLYYAGLKFTSPTFSCAMSNMLPAMTFVMAVICRMEKVNLKKLRCQAKVVGTIVTVAGAMLMTLYKGHVINMVWSNYIHPQKSYVPTTIDSNTDKDWVKGSILLIIATLAWASFFILQAITLRKYTAQLSLTALVCFMGTLQSIAVTFVMEHKPHAWAIGFDMNLLAAAYAGIVSSSIAYYVQGIVMQKRGPVFVTAFSPLMMIIVAIMGSFILAEKIYLGGVLGAVLIVIGLYSVLWGKYKEYKEKEAEELILEPVKGGSVSNQTMTTSEDIEANIVETQSRMPVPAVAVTAPMPQPPMIAVQAPKL, from the exons atGGAAGGAAAAGGCAGCAGCTCTGCAGGGAGTTCTTTTGAGAAGGCTAAGCCATACATAGCCATGATTTGTTTGCAATTTGGGTATGCTGGGatgaatattattacaaaGGTGTCTCTTAACAGAGGAATGAGTCACTATGTGCTGGTCGTTTACAGACATGCCTTTGCCACTGCTGCTATTGCTCCCTTTGCTCTAATTCTAGAAAG GAAAGTGAGGCCGAAGATTACGTTTACGATATTCATGCAGCTGTTTGTGTTAGGACTTCTTGG GCCTGTCATAGATCAGAACTTGTACTACGCTGGACTTAAGTTCACTTCCCCAACTTTTTCATGTGCCATGAGCAACATGCTTCCTGCTATGACTTTTGTTATGGCCGTCATCTGCAG GATGGAGAAGGTGAATCTGAAGAAGTTGAGGTGCCAAGCAAAGGTGGTCGGAACGATAGTAACAGTGGCTGGAGCCATGCTGATGACACTGTACAAAGGACATGTGATCAACATGGTCTGGTCCAACTACATTCATCCTCAGAAATCCTATGTTCCTACAACCATTGACTCAAACACTGACAAGGACTGGGTTAAGGGCTCTATCCTCCTCATCATTGCCACTCTTGCCTGGGCTTCTTTCTTCATCCTTCAG GCAATCACACTGAGAAAATACACAGCCCAGCTTTCACTGACAGCCCTCGTGTGCTTCATGGGAACACTCCAATCTATTGCTGTCACCTTCGTGATGGAGCACAAACCACACGCTTGGGCCATCGGTTTCGACATGAACCTCTTGGCTGCTGCCTATGCT GGTATTGTTTCCTCAAGCATTGCATACTACGTCCAAGGTATTGTGATGCAAAAACGAGGGCCCGTTTTCGTCACCGCCTTCAGCCCGCTGATGATGATCATTGTTGCCATCATGGGCTCCTTCATCTTGGCCGAGAAAATTTACCTCGGAGG GGTTCTTGGGGCAGTGTTGATAGTGATAGGACTGTACTCAGTGTTGTGGGGCAAATACAAGGAATACAAAGAGAAGGAAGCAGAGGAATTGATTCTTGAACCAGTGAAAGGTGGGTCAGTGAGCAATCAGACAATGACAACGTCGGAAGATATCGAAGCAAATATAGTTGAAACGCAGAGCAGAATGCCGGTTCCAGCCGTAGCCGTCACTGCACCAATGCCACAGCCTCCCATGATAGCCGTGCAGGCGCCAAAGCTATAA